A part of Setaria viridis chromosome 8, Setaria_viridis_v4.0, whole genome shotgun sequence genomic DNA contains:
- the LOC117833659 gene encoding uncharacterized protein: protein MEPARDDGCGSGLVAGRDWSSLPEDLLISVLGALQVADAARSGAVCTSWHAAYAAFRRLRFPSPRQPPCLLYASDALAPGAAALHCPATGATLQIPFPLAPLTHRPFLGSGHGWLVTADEASDLHLINPVTGAHVALPPITALHHVKAGTDEQGDPAYNVYQNLREFNYRKGKFEVNYEPTILDIDRAHEFMYDRVALSASPSAGRACVVLLLHMPLGEVSFARLGDDSWTWVAPGDSRGLPWRDFYCDAMYSDVDGLFYLLRQDASMCSLDFNGPSPVARKILSGVPKSAKSAYLVQTPAGDILQVWRWRTYEDSLTPVDLPPDFVDEDEVQDPFAEVKTTDLELYKVDLRGQRLETIRSLPDYALFLGFNGSMCLPARDFPGLKPDCAYVTDDFVEYVNVLKYNRREIGIWSMADKSLSRLVDVSPVIYPWLNWPSPIWIKPSFL from the coding sequence aTGGAACCGGCAAGGGACGACGGATGCGGCTCCGGCCTTGTCGCCGGCCGCGATTGGTCCAGCTTGCCGGAGGACCTGCTGATCAGCGTCCTCGGAGCGCTGCaggtcgccgacgccgcccgctCGGGCGCCGTCTGCACCTCGTGGCACGCGGCGTACGCCGCGTTCCGCCGGCTCCGCTTCCCGTCGCCGAGGCAGCCCCCGTGCCTGCTCTACGCCAGCGACGCCctcgcccccggcgccgccgcgctccacTGCCCGGCCACCGGCGCCACGCTTCAGATCCCCTTCCCCCTGGCGCCGCTGACCCACCGGCCCTTTCTCGGCTCCGGCCACGGCTGGCTGGTCACCGCCGACGAGGCCTCCGACCTGCACCTCATCAACCCCGTCACCGGCGCCCACGTCGCGCTCCCGCCCATCACCGCTCTCCACCACGTCAAGGCCGGCACGGACGAGCAGGGGGACCCAGCGTACAACGTCTACCAGAACCTGCGGGAGTTCAACTATCGCAAGGGTAAGTTCGAGGTCAACTATGAGCCGACCATCCTGGATATCGACCGGGCGCACGAGTTCATGTACGACCGGGTGGCGCTCTCGGCGAGCCCGTCCGCCGGGCGCGCCTGCGTCGTGCTGCTCCTGCACATGCCGCTTGGCGAGGTCTCCTTCGCCAGGCTCGGCGACGACAGCTGGACCTGGGTCGCGCCGGGTGACAGCAGGGGCCTCCCGTGGAGGGACTTCTACTGCGACGCCATGTACAGCGACGTCGACGGCTTGTTCTATCTGCTCCGACAGGATGCCTCCATGTGCAGTTTGGACTTTAACGGGCCTTCGCCGGTGGCTAGGAAGATCCTGAGCGGCGTGCCCAAATCGGCCAAGTCGGCGTACCTCGTCCAGACACCGGCCGGTGACATCTTGCAGGTCTGGAGGTGGAGGACGTACGAGGACTCCCTAACACCGGTGGACCTTCCACCGGACTTCGTTGATGAGGATGAGGTGCAGGACCCGTTTGCTGAGGTGAAGACGACTGACTTGGAGCTCTACAAGGTTGATCTCCGTGGCCAGAGGTTGGAGACGATTAGGAGCTTGCCGGACTATGCATTGTTTCTTGGGTTCAATGGCTCGATGTGCCTTCCGGCTAGGGATTTCCCTGGTTTAAAGCCCGATTGTGCTTACGTTACCGATGATTTCGTGGAGTATGTCAATGTCTTGAAGTATAATCGGCGAGAAATTGGCATTTGGAGCATGGCTGACAAAAGCTTGTCAAGACTTGTTGATGTCTCGCCAGTTATTTATCCTTGGCTAAATTGGCCATCACCTATTTGGATAAAACCCTCCTTTCTATAG
- the LOC117834509 gene encoding uncharacterized protein, producing MELRWERQVNHEAAPPSRKNRVTQWEEQSTLHSPIPLPSPLARRPLLGSGHGWLVNADEASDLHLLNPVTGAHVALPPITALHHVKMGTDEQGDPAYNVYENLPEFNYRKGKFEVDYEPTILEIDWAHEFMYHRVVLSASPSAGRACIVLLLHMLHGEVSFARLGDDRWTLVARGEGTGLQWSLDLNGSSPVACKIINDVPKSGTPTKYNLVQTPAGDILQVWRLRDYVDSLTPADIPPEYMEDEGDLDPCLELNTFHLQVYKVDLHGLRVELIKSLPDYALFLDFNGSMCLPVKDFPGLKPNCVYITNDLMEYVNCRKNNRRQVGI from the exons ATGGAGCTAAGGTGGGAGAGACAGGTGAACCACG AGGCGGCGCCTCCAAGTCGTAAAAACAGAGTCACGCAGTGGGAGGAACAGAGCACTCTGCACTCCCCAATCCCGCTGCCGTCcccgctcgcccgccggcccctGCTCGGCTCCGGCCACGGCTGGCTGGTCAACGCCGACGAGGCCTCCGACCTGCACCTCCTCAACCCCGTCACCGGCGCCCACGTCGCGCTCCCGCCCATCACCGCGCTCCACCACGTCAAGATGGGCACGGACGAGCAGGGGGACCCAGCCTACAACGTCTACGAGAACCTGCCGGAGTTCAACTATCGCAAGGGTAAGTTCGAGGTCGACTATGAGCCGACCATCCTGGAGATTGACTGGGCGCACGAGTTCATGTACCACCGGGTGGTGCTCTCGGCGAGCCCCTCCGCCGGGCGCGCCTGCATCGTGCTGCTCCTGCACATGCTGCATGGCGAGGTCTCCTTCGCCAGGCTCGGCGACGACCGGTGGACGTTGGTCGCGCGGGGCGAGGGCACGGGCCTCCAATGGAG CTTGGACCTTAACGGGTCCTCGCCGGTGGCCTGCAAGATCATCAACGATGTGCCAAAATCGGGCACCCCGACCAAGTACAACCTTGTCCAGACACCGGCAGGAGACATCTTGCAAGTTTGGAGGTTGAGGGATTATGTCGACTCGCTAACACCGGCGGACATTCCACCGGAATACATGGAGGACGAAGGGGACCTGGACCCGTGTCTGGAGCTGAACACCTTTCATCTGCAGGTCTACAAGGTTGACCTCCATGGACTGAGGGTGGAGTTGATCAAGAGCTTGCCAGATTATGCATTGTTTCTTGATTTCAATGGCTCGATGTGCCTACCAGTTAAGGATTTCCCCGGGTTAAAGCCAAATTGTGTTTACATAACCAATGACTTGATGGAGTATGTGAATTGTAGGAAGAATAACCGGCGACAAGTTGGTATTTAG